One genomic segment of uncultured Desulfobacter sp. includes these proteins:
- a CDS encoding CBS domain-containing protein produces MIPKTMKIFLEDALPERVRENRLIQDRSFCFLEFGPLDVDSLQRLGIRVDRLGPRLVSCFWDRESPLEIGGYLVVDNLAMGAASMGGTRMLPDITPDIIHDLARGMTLKNAAADLPFGGGKSGIVCPGATNKKERKEIIKGFGRLLKRYKDIFIPGPDVGTNDQDMKIFAIENGINNVVSKPADMGGNRIDELGGAAKGVVAAFNALVEHLPRLRELPQFKTMEIPPAGELDVLIQGFGAVGANTARLFHENPQNYGPRIKGISDATGYLLNPDGLPWPELFSMWKTSGNVAGAYYHDRIMHGPDQGGSKTVFSNNPDNLLTESAFCLIPASPMFNYLDVSPKTSPSMTCDRMGKWQMIVEGANTYSPDPARKAQRRRMERHVFRDRGILIATDYLVNAGGVIYAAHERIIPTPRHLYIPKELLGNSGGIQDWLDKHGSEFQRLAEQRQKAALEKLETVIPANMKELIQGLCQDGDSLPCEVAENISVRRIALKEKSRTARDIMAPAPVIGLDRQITDAAELLVDTHVSIITVVSEKGRPIGIVTNWDITRAAALKLPMEAPLTKIMTTDLVSIGPDTSILNCIRMLENHEISAMPVVDENRVLGIISGDILAKKTLFRLLQAED; encoded by the coding sequence ATGATTCCAAAAACAATGAAAATTTTTTTGGAAGATGCCTTACCTGAACGTGTACGGGAAAATCGGCTGATACAGGATCGTTCCTTCTGCTTCCTGGAGTTCGGCCCTCTGGATGTGGACAGTCTCCAGCGGCTGGGCATCCGGGTGGACCGCCTGGGCCCCAGGCTGGTCTCCTGCTTCTGGGACAGGGAAAGCCCCCTTGAAATCGGCGGCTACCTGGTGGTGGACAATTTGGCCATGGGCGCAGCCTCCATGGGGGGCACCCGGATGCTGCCGGATATCACCCCGGATATCATCCATGACCTGGCCCGGGGCATGACCCTGAAAAATGCCGCCGCTGATTTGCCTTTTGGGGGTGGTAAATCCGGGATTGTCTGTCCTGGTGCCACGAACAAAAAAGAGCGAAAAGAGATCATCAAGGGGTTCGGTCGCCTGCTAAAACGGTATAAGGACATTTTCATCCCGGGACCGGATGTGGGGACCAATGATCAGGACATGAAAATTTTCGCCATCGAAAACGGCATCAATAACGTGGTTTCCAAGCCAGCGGACATGGGGGGGAACCGGATTGACGAATTGGGCGGGGCCGCCAAAGGGGTGGTTGCGGCCTTCAATGCCCTGGTGGAGCACCTTCCCCGCCTTAGGGAACTGCCCCAGTTTAAAACCATGGAGATTCCCCCTGCCGGGGAACTGGATGTGCTCATCCAGGGATTCGGGGCCGTAGGGGCAAATACGGCAAGGCTCTTCCATGAGAACCCCCAGAATTACGGGCCCAGGATAAAAGGCATCAGCGACGCCACAGGCTATCTGCTCAATCCGGACGGCCTGCCCTGGCCTGAATTGTTCAGTATGTGGAAAACTTCAGGCAACGTTGCAGGGGCATATTACCACGATCGGATCATGCACGGCCCGGACCAGGGGGGCTCTAAAACCGTCTTTTCCAACAATCCGGACAATCTGCTCACCGAGTCGGCCTTTTGCTTGATTCCGGCGTCCCCTATGTTCAATTACCTGGACGTTTCCCCGAAGACATCCCCCTCCATGACCTGCGACCGGATGGGGAAATGGCAAATGATTGTGGAAGGGGCCAATACCTATTCCCCGGATCCGGCCCGGAAAGCCCAGCGCCGGCGGATGGAACGCCATGTTTTCCGGGACAGGGGCATCCTCATTGCTACCGATTACCTGGTCAATGCAGGGGGCGTCATATATGCAGCCCATGAACGGATCATCCCCACTCCCCGCCACCTTTATATTCCAAAGGAGCTTTTGGGTAATTCCGGCGGAATCCAGGATTGGCTGGACAAGCACGGAAGTGAATTCCAACGCCTGGCGGAACAGCGACAGAAGGCAGCCCTGGAAAAGCTGGAAACCGTCATTCCCGCCAATATGAAAGAACTTATACAGGGGCTGTGCCAGGACGGGGACAGTCTGCCCTGTGAAGTGGCGGAAAATATATCGGTACGACGGATTGCATTAAAAGAAAAATCCAGAACCGCCAGGGATATTATGGCTCCTGCACCTGTTATTGGCCTGGACAGGCAGATAACAGATGCTGCCGAACTTCTAGTGGACACCCATGTGTCCATTATCACGGTGGTATCGGAAAAGGGCCGGCCCATAGGTATCGTGACTAATTGGGACATTACTCGGGCCGCAGCCCTGAAGCTGCCTATGGAAGCTCCCTTGACAAAAATCATGACCACGGACCTGGTTTCAATCGGGCCGGATACCAGCATCCTCAACTGTATCCGGATGCTGGAGAACCATGAAATTTCCGCCATGCCCGTGGTGGATGAGAACCGGGTTCTGGGAATTATTTCAGGGGATATACTGGCCAAAAAAACCCTGTTCCGCCTGCTTCAGGCAGAAGACTGA
- a CDS encoding TetR family transcriptional regulator, translating to MARKTKKEAEKTRRQILDAALKVCSEKGYSKTTFVDIADEIGLTKGAVYWHFKTKPELLAAMISYGKEKKCKRFEDLTPESVADLREGLVEFVNIFVRDEEAWKFEFFCGFQIEWSTELIAQVHEKMAELRVDPMKDFEEKLVRLQENGALSKETNARTLALCFASSWIGAMHLAMYGEYDRNKFVEVILESFDLLFSSLVDVGPWKQ from the coding sequence ATGGCGAGAAAAACGAAAAAAGAGGCGGAAAAGACACGGCGGCAGATTTTGGATGCTGCGCTGAAGGTTTGTTCGGAAAAGGGCTATTCAAAAACCACCTTCGTGGATATTGCCGACGAGATCGGACTGACAAAGGGTGCGGTTTATTGGCACTTCAAAACAAAACCTGAACTTTTGGCTGCTATGATCTCATACGGAAAAGAAAAGAAGTGTAAGCGCTTTGAAGATCTGACGCCGGAAAGCGTGGCGGACCTGCGCGAGGGTTTAGTTGAGTTTGTTAATATCTTTGTGCGTGATGAGGAGGCCTGGAAGTTTGAGTTTTTCTGCGGTTTCCAGATTGAGTGGTCAACCGAACTGATAGCACAAGTGCATGAAAAAATGGCGGAACTGCGTGTCGATCCGATGAAGGATTTTGAAGAAAAACTTGTGCGATTGCAGGAAAACGGTGCGTTGAGTAAAGAAACGAACGCACGGACCCTTGCGCTCTGTTTTGCGTCATCTTGGATTGGTGCAATGCATTTGGCGATGTACGGTGAATATGACCGGAATAAATTTGTGGAAGTGATACTGGAGAGTTTTGACCTGCTGTTCAGCAGTCTTGTCGACGTAGGGCCATGGAAACAATAA
- a CDS encoding molybdopterin cofactor-binding domain-containing protein, protein MINPDSTYHVMGLTRYVDDRDFPVRGLHCVVFFSPLAKGKLRDLDISVAREVPGVAFILTAKDIPGENQIGGIIQDEVLLAEDEVNFVGMPVAAVYAWTEDAAREAVGRIKIDIAEEPPILDPREACNRNALIAPVRTFTFGDAEEAIASAAYVAKGQAESGAQEHFYLEGQVTVATPSEEGNLHLSSGTQAPTSVQRCVAKVCGLAMNRVEVDVRRLGGAFGGKEIQANTWACFAALGAQKLGVPCRMVLRRFDDMLATGKRHPYSSDFTLALDKEGKFLAFKVMYYQNAGAAADLSTCILERTLFHATASYYVPNVHATAASCRTNITPNTAFRGFGAPQAMFVFEAAIREASRISGICVETLQKKNMIKTGDCFAYGMTAENAQAQRCWDRIHEHYDLQKRMDAIDNAQKKEKSSGQVSRYGRGYALMPVCFGISFTTIFLNQARAHIHVYTDGSVGVSTGAVEMGQGVNHKIREIVADSLGIAPERVKLESTNTTRVSNTSPTAASSASDLNGAAALMACEMIKERLFKFKADEYQCASEGFSLRRGRLYREGKVSEVSWEDLVIQAYCSRVQLSAEAHYSTPDLHFDKSIEKGRPFAYHTYGTAYFEAKVDRLLGTYKIEKAYLVHDLGRSINPLIDLGQVEGGMVQGIGWMTMEEMRYDETGRPLTATAGTYKIPDISFASLDMKVQFLEDVYNDKAVKGSKAVGEPPFMYGIGAFFAIKMAAGCEKPSYCAPITPERLLGELREGV, encoded by the coding sequence ATGATCAATCCCGATAGCACCTATCATGTGATGGGGCTTACCCGCTATGTGGATGACAGGGATTTTCCCGTCCGTGGATTACATTGTGTTGTCTTCTTTTCTCCCTTGGCCAAGGGAAAACTTCGAGATTTGGATATTTCCGTGGCTCGGGAGGTTCCGGGCGTGGCGTTCATACTTACCGCCAAGGATATTCCCGGGGAAAATCAGATCGGCGGTATAATTCAGGATGAAGTTCTTTTGGCCGAGGATGAGGTGAATTTTGTGGGTATGCCGGTGGCCGCCGTTTATGCCTGGACCGAGGATGCCGCCCGGGAGGCGGTGGGACGCATTAAAATTGACATTGCCGAAGAACCCCCTATTCTGGATCCTCGGGAAGCCTGCAACCGGAATGCATTGATTGCCCCGGTACGAACCTTTACCTTCGGCGATGCGGAAGAAGCCATTGCGTCTGCGGCCTATGTGGCTAAGGGACAGGCCGAATCGGGCGCCCAGGAGCACTTTTACCTGGAGGGCCAGGTCACGGTAGCGACGCCCTCGGAGGAGGGCAATCTCCATCTCTCTTCCGGTACCCAGGCGCCCACTTCGGTGCAGCGATGCGTTGCCAAGGTTTGCGGATTGGCCATGAACAGGGTTGAAGTGGATGTTCGGCGACTGGGAGGCGCCTTTGGGGGCAAGGAGATCCAAGCCAATACCTGGGCCTGTTTTGCCGCCCTGGGGGCTCAAAAATTGGGAGTCCCCTGCCGTATGGTTTTAAGACGTTTCGACGATATGTTGGCCACGGGCAAGCGGCATCCATATAGCTCGGATTTTACCCTGGCCCTGGATAAGGAAGGAAAATTTTTGGCCTTCAAGGTTATGTATTATCAGAATGCCGGAGCGGCGGCCGATTTGTCCACTTGTATTTTGGAAAGAACTCTCTTCCACGCCACCGCATCCTATTACGTACCCAACGTACATGCCACGGCAGCCTCCTGCCGCACCAACATAACGCCTAACACAGCTTTCCGGGGATTTGGTGCTCCCCAGGCCATGTTCGTGTTTGAAGCGGCCATCCGGGAGGCTTCCCGAATAAGCGGGATCTGCGTAGAAACACTGCAGAAGAAAAATATGATTAAAACGGGGGATTGTTTTGCTTATGGTATGACAGCGGAGAATGCCCAGGCCCAACGCTGTTGGGACAGGATACATGAGCATTATGACCTGCAGAAACGGATGGATGCCATTGACAACGCCCAAAAGAAAGAGAAGAGTTCCGGTCAAGTCTCCCGCTACGGCAGAGGTTATGCTCTGATGCCCGTATGTTTCGGCATAAGCTTTACCACCATCTTTTTAAACCAGGCCCGGGCTCATATCCACGTTTACACAGACGGTAGCGTGGGGGTAAGTACGGGCGCTGTGGAAATGGGTCAGGGGGTAAATCACAAAATCCGCGAAATAGTCGCCGACAGCCTGGGAATCGCTCCTGAACGGGTTAAGCTCGAATCCACCAATACCACCCGAGTTTCCAACACCAGTCCCACCGCCGCCAGCAGCGCATCTGACCTGAATGGGGCGGCCGCTCTAATGGCCTGTGAGATGATAAAAGAGCGTCTTTTTAAATTTAAGGCCGATGAATATCAATGTGCATCGGAGGGTTTTTCACTTAGACGAGGTCGGTTATATAGAGAGGGCAAAGTTTCTGAGGTTAGTTGGGAGGATTTGGTGATTCAAGCCTATTGTTCACGGGTGCAGTTAAGCGCCGAAGCCCACTATTCGACGCCGGACCTCCACTTTGACAAATCTATTGAGAAGGGTCGTCCCTTTGCCTATCATACCTATGGAACGGCCTATTTTGAGGCCAAAGTGGACCGCTTACTGGGCACTTACAAGATAGAAAAGGCCTATCTGGTGCATGACCTTGGTCGATCCATAAATCCCCTCATTGATCTTGGCCAGGTTGAGGGCGGCATGGTTCAGGGCATTGGATGGATGACCATGGAAGAGATGCGTTACGACGAGACGGGCAGACCCCTTACGGCCACTGCGGGAACTTATAAAATACCTGACATATCTTTTGCCTCTTTGGATATGAAAGTTCAATTTTTGGAAGATGTCTATAACGACAAAGCTGTTAAGGGTTCCAAGGCCGTGGGGGAGCCACCCTTCATGTACGGAATCGGGGCTTTTTTTGCCATAAAGATGGCCGCTGGATGTGAGAAACCCTCCTATTGTGCACCCATTACTCCCGAGCGTTTGTTGGGGGAGTTAAGGGAGGGCGTATAG
- a CDS encoding radical SAM protein, whose translation MTTFQPAYIKTKKKGLLRDKINKARQLLKSCEICPRACKVDRLSGELGYCSTGEEAVVSSFNAHFGEEPPLVGAFGSGTIFFTHCNLKCNFCQNYDVSHEGDGEECGLGQLAGMMLILQNNGCHNINFVTPTHVVPQILAALDMAIDGGLKIPLVYNSSGYDKVETLELLEGVIDIYMPDFKFWDPAVAEQTCNAPDYPDVAAKAIVEMHRQVGDLQVDENGIATRGVLLRHLVMPSGIAGTGEVMSFIANHVSKNTYVNIMDQYRPCGKAHLVKELARPISETEFNKAVEEAKGAGITRFAAL comes from the coding sequence ATGACAACCTTTCAACCAGCTTATATTAAAACCAAAAAAAAAGGGCTGCTCCGGGATAAAATCAATAAAGCGCGACAGCTGTTAAAATCCTGTGAGATTTGTCCAAGAGCGTGTAAGGTAGACCGTCTTTCCGGGGAGTTAGGATATTGCTCCACCGGTGAAGAAGCGGTTGTTTCAAGTTTCAACGCCCATTTTGGAGAAGAACCGCCATTGGTAGGGGCGTTTGGCTCCGGTACCATTTTTTTCACCCACTGCAACCTGAAATGTAATTTTTGCCAGAATTACGATGTCAGTCACGAGGGGGACGGAGAGGAGTGTGGGCTCGGGCAGTTGGCCGGCATGATGTTGATCCTGCAGAACAACGGTTGCCATAACATTAATTTTGTGACCCCTACCCATGTGGTGCCTCAAATTTTGGCTGCCCTTGACATGGCCATTGACGGGGGATTAAAAATACCCTTGGTATACAACTCCAGCGGATACGACAAGGTGGAAACATTGGAACTGCTGGAGGGGGTGATCGATATTTACATGCCGGATTTTAAATTTTGGGACCCGGCTGTTGCCGAACAGACCTGCAATGCCCCGGACTATCCCGACGTAGCCGCAAAAGCCATTGTGGAAATGCATCGACAGGTGGGTGATTTGCAGGTTGATGAAAACGGTATTGCCACACGGGGGGTGCTGCTCAGACACTTGGTCATGCCTTCCGGGATTGCCGGGACCGGAGAGGTGATGTCTTTTATTGCCAACCATGTCTCAAAAAACACCTATGTTAACATCATGGATCAATATCGACCTTGTGGGAAGGCGCACCTTGTGAAAGAATTAGCAAGACCTATCTCTGAAACTGAGTTCAACAAAGCTGTCGAAGAGGCAAAAGGTGCGGGGATCACCCGATTTGCAGCGTTGTAG
- the hutW gene encoding heme anaerobic degradation radical SAM methyltransferase ChuW/HutW translates to MKQEISTAQQDANAKLKLLETFGDTSFDHHYFAEISDNPLTGAFKKKTVVHAGLGGTPVPREKTAEVWQTLSKTQRRGKTSAYIHIPFCRTHCLYCGFFANFAQQDKMQAYAKALIRELEADQDLDLVQSHPVNSVYLGGGTPTALESNDLRQVLDTVRRCLPLANDCEITVEGRTSDLTDEKIQACIEGGANRFSIGVQSFDTDIRTGVGRLADRQTVMESLLRLKQTNHAAIIIDLIFGLPDQTMTIWKKDIDTFLDLELDGVDLYQLIRFPGGRLDKAARAGRFKTLADQTQRALMFEAGVNRMNLARYRRLSISHWGRKFRERNLYNLAMKEKADCLAYGSGAGGSVNGHMIFLDGNLDTYLKTAGQTKPVTRIMTPPAHANLIRLISGSLELGYMDLRDAGKALGLDLETIFAPLTDQWESAGLITREEGWITLTLAGQFWQTNIAQGMIDYYKQINTAS, encoded by the coding sequence ATGAAACAGGAAATCAGCACCGCTCAGCAGGACGCCAACGCAAAACTCAAACTGCTGGAGACCTTTGGCGATACTTCTTTTGACCACCATTATTTTGCCGAAATCTCCGACAACCCGCTCACCGGCGCATTTAAGAAAAAAACCGTGGTACATGCCGGTCTTGGGGGCACGCCCGTGCCACGGGAAAAAACGGCCGAAGTATGGCAGACCCTTTCAAAGACACAGCGCCGGGGCAAAACCAGCGCATATATCCACATTCCCTTTTGCCGCACCCACTGCCTTTATTGCGGTTTTTTTGCCAACTTTGCCCAGCAAGACAAAATGCAGGCGTATGCCAAAGCCCTGATCCGGGAACTTGAAGCTGACCAGGATTTGGATCTGGTACAAAGCCATCCTGTTAATTCCGTCTATCTGGGCGGCGGCACGCCTACAGCCCTTGAAAGTAATGATCTAAGACAGGTGCTTGACACCGTGCGCCGCTGCCTGCCCCTGGCCAATGACTGCGAAATCACTGTGGAAGGCAGGACCAGTGACCTTACGGATGAAAAAATTCAAGCCTGCATTGAAGGCGGGGCCAACCGATTTTCCATCGGGGTCCAGAGCTTTGATACCGACATCCGGACAGGCGTAGGCCGCTTGGCAGACAGGCAAACCGTCATGGAAAGCCTTTTACGCCTTAAACAGACCAACCATGCCGCTATTATCATTGATCTGATTTTCGGGTTGCCCGATCAAACCATGACAATCTGGAAAAAAGACATTGACACTTTTCTGGATCTGGAACTGGACGGCGTGGACCTGTATCAGCTTATCCGTTTCCCCGGTGGCCGCCTTGACAAGGCAGCCAGGGCCGGACGGTTCAAGACGTTGGCAGACCAGACCCAGCGGGCGTTAATGTTTGAAGCAGGCGTAAATCGCATGAACCTGGCCAGATACCGAAGGCTGTCCATCAGCCACTGGGGCCGAAAATTCAGGGAACGAAATCTCTATAACCTGGCCATGAAGGAAAAGGCAGACTGCCTGGCCTATGGTTCCGGGGCAGGCGGCAGTGTAAACGGACACATGATTTTTCTGGACGGAAATCTTGATACCTACCTTAAAACAGCAGGGCAAACCAAACCCGTGACACGCATCATGACCCCGCCGGCCCATGCCAACTTAATCCGCCTGATTTCAGGCAGTCTGGAATTGGGGTATATGGACCTGCGAGATGCCGGAAAAGCCCTGGGATTGGACCTTGAAACCATTTTTGCACCCCTGACGGACCAGTGGGAAAGCGCCGGGCTCATCACACGGGAGGAGGGTTGGATCACCTTAACCCTGGCCGGACAGTTCTGGCAGACTAACATAGCCCAGGGCATGATTGACTATTATAAACAAATAAACACCGCTTCGTAA
- a CDS encoding L-fuculose-phosphate aldolase — translation MTLEKERKAIVRFGLKMVESGLTTGTGGNLSMLDRKSGRVAVSPSGIEYGALQPDDVVLTDLNGNIIDGDCKPSSELGFHLSLYNQRSDVRAVVHTHSPYATTIACLGWEIPAVHYLVGFAGKKVPIAPYATFGTPELAQKVADTIGEYNAILLANHGLLAVGATMDAAFAAAEEIEFVARIYYQTKSIGKPVILPEEEMETVLEKFKTYGQKKMG, via the coding sequence ATGACGTTGGAAAAAGAAAGAAAGGCGATTGTCCGTTTCGGCCTTAAAATGGTTGAATCCGGTCTGACCACGGGGACCGGCGGTAATCTGAGCATGCTTGACAGGAAGTCCGGCCGGGTGGCTGTCAGTCCCAGCGGGATTGAATACGGGGCTTTACAGCCCGACGATGTGGTCCTCACCGACCTGAACGGAAATATTATAGACGGAGACTGCAAGCCTTCAAGCGAGTTGGGGTTCCATCTTTCCCTATACAATCAGCGCAGTGATGTCCGGGCCGTGGTTCATACCCATTCACCTTATGCCACCACCATAGCCTGTCTGGGATGGGAGATCCCCGCAGTTCATTATCTTGTTGGGTTTGCAGGAAAAAAAGTGCCCATCGCCCCCTATGCCACTTTTGGGACCCCTGAACTGGCCCAGAAGGTAGCAGACACCATTGGGGAGTACAACGCAATTCTCCTGGCCAACCACGGGCTGCTGGCCGTAGGAGCGACCATGGATGCGGCCTTTGCCGCTGCCGAAGAGATCGAATTTGTGGCCCGGATTTATTACCAGACCAAGAGCATCGGCAAGCCGGTGATTCTGCCGGAAGAAGAGATGGAGACGGTGCTTGAAAAATTCAAGACCTACGGCCAGAAAAAAATGGGCTGA
- a CDS encoding methyl-accepting chemotaxis protein gives MAASDLLARMLKINQLPVNQKLRRTNISFLLIITIITCYTSVTLYQQGHDGRVVNIAGRQRMLSQKYTKEIFLGLEKAAVQPNAPAGQANVLEMAAKSRKLFEVSLSALAKGGTTYADTKMTQSISLSGIKEDHILKKLAQVDQLWKRLVQEADVLATGQKTEIASLDRFNALSVEVLGEMNRAVGMIADAADHKVFILKIAQIIMWIIAVLFSIPMGRAVTQSITRPLSEMLRRTKKIASGDLQETDFINPSGGELGALSENIDDMRRSLHGIINTVQQNSRQMIHSSSQIARVSEEIASSVKKEQQGSQRIEAATQDLEQITEDVNGQVQRTLEIIEETRNQSNKGIRVVKENISDLVEAADEVNATAEQIDHLKKATNEIQAIINTIQGITDQTNLLALNATIEAARAGDAGKGFAVVAGEIKELASEIAGSTVKITDLLNLFSGRVVSAMDAMEGVVSRVNHTREQSRTTVDAFESTCEQVDNTIENARNILSFNKRQQEQIVQLRVQFDSLFTVLKNNFAKADTTSLVAGELSIASERLQAILGKFITDREKPQFKREDEKRNAPRINNSIIVKLTHNGQDIEAITHDLSMTGMNLRCRQKLDTSRIYDSRLYIPQTDTKEEKSLDIKLKLIREGRNEKDWFYGAAYQETTNEQERALKTIFDFYLKPNQFA, from the coding sequence ATGGCAGCTTCAGATCTATTAGCCCGGATGCTCAAAATCAACCAATTGCCGGTAAACCAGAAACTTCGTCGCACCAACATTTCTTTTCTGTTAATTATCACTATAATCACTTGTTACACCTCCGTTACACTTTACCAACAGGGACACGACGGCCGTGTGGTCAATATCGCCGGACGTCAACGCATGCTGAGCCAAAAGTATACAAAAGAAATTTTTCTTGGGCTGGAAAAAGCGGCAGTACAGCCGAATGCCCCGGCGGGCCAAGCTAACGTGCTTGAAATGGCTGCAAAAAGCCGTAAGCTGTTTGAAGTTTCATTAAGTGCTTTGGCCAAAGGCGGCACCACCTATGCCGACACTAAAATGACCCAATCAATTTCCCTGTCGGGAATCAAAGAAGACCATATATTAAAAAAACTTGCCCAGGTAGACCAACTGTGGAAGCGGCTGGTACAGGAGGCCGATGTATTAGCTACCGGACAAAAGACCGAGATTGCATCCCTTGACCGATTTAATGCCCTGAGCGTAGAAGTGCTGGGGGAAATGAACCGGGCCGTGGGCATGATTGCAGATGCTGCGGATCACAAAGTATTTATTCTTAAAATCGCCCAGATCATTATGTGGATCATTGCCGTGCTCTTTTCCATTCCCATGGGAAGGGCAGTAACCCAGTCTATTACCCGCCCGCTGTCGGAAATGCTCAGGCGGACAAAAAAAATTGCCTCGGGAGATCTCCAGGAAACAGACTTCATCAATCCATCCGGAGGAGAACTGGGAGCATTGTCCGAGAATATAGATGACATGCGACGGAGCCTTCACGGCATAATCAATACCGTTCAGCAGAATTCCAGGCAGATGATCCACTCATCTTCCCAGATTGCCCGGGTGTCAGAAGAAATTGCCTCATCGGTTAAAAAGGAACAGCAGGGAAGCCAAAGAATTGAAGCCGCTACCCAGGATCTGGAACAGATCACTGAAGACGTCAATGGGCAGGTTCAACGAACTTTGGAAATCATTGAAGAGACGCGAAATCAGTCCAATAAGGGTATCCGTGTGGTAAAAGAAAATATTTCAGATCTTGTGGAGGCGGCCGATGAGGTAAATGCCACGGCAGAACAGATTGATCACCTCAAAAAGGCCACAAACGAAATCCAGGCCATCATAAACACCATCCAAGGTATTACGGATCAAACCAATCTTCTGGCCTTAAACGCAACCATTGAAGCTGCAAGGGCAGGAGATGCCGGCAAAGGGTTTGCCGTGGTTGCAGGAGAAATAAAAGAACTTGCCTCGGAAATAGCCGGCAGCACAGTAAAAATAACGGATTTGCTGAACCTGTTTTCCGGCCGGGTGGTTTCTGCGATGGATGCCATGGAAGGCGTGGTATCACGTGTCAATCATACCCGGGAACAATCCCGTACTACAGTCGATGCATTTGAAAGCACCTGCGAACAGGTAGACAACACCATTGAAAATGCACGCAACATTCTCTCATTCAATAAACGTCAACAGGAACAGATCGTTCAACTGAGGGTACAATTTGATTCTCTGTTTACTGTGCTTAAAAACAATTTTGCCAAGGCCGATACCACAAGTTTGGTGGCCGGTGAACTCTCCATTGCATCGGAGCGTCTCCAGGCTATTTTGGGAAAATTTATAACGGACAGGGAAAAACCCCAGTTTAAAAGAGAAGATGAAAAACGAAACGCCCCCAGAATCAATAATTCCATCATCGTGAAATTGACCCATAACGGTCAAGATATAGAAGCCATTACCCATGATTTGAGTATGACCGGTATGAATTTAAGGTGCAGGCAGAAACTTGATACCAGCCGCATTTATGATAGCCGGCTGTACATACCCCAGACGGATACTAAAGAGGAAAAAAGCCTGGATATAAAACTTAAATTAATACGGGAGGGCAGGAACGAAAAGGATTGGTTTTATGGAGCGGCTTACCAGGAAACAACCAATGAACAGGAAAGGGCTCTTAAAACAATTTTTGATTTTTACTTGAAACCCAATCAATTTGCTTAA
- a CDS encoding flavodoxin family protein, which produces MKSLVVYSSRTGNTQKVAQAIYDALPEPKDISSAKEAPDPSGYDFLALGFWVDKGTANAGSARYMETVKNKKIGLFGTLGAYPDSDHAKQCMKKARALVQGNEILGEFLCQGKVDPALIKMMETKMKDDPHHRMTPERKARLEEAAKHPDEKDLANARTLFVKLAQIAAGKVST; this is translated from the coding sequence ATGAAATCCCTGGTTGTTTACTCCAGCAGAACCGGCAACACTCAAAAGGTTGCCCAAGCAATATATGATGCCCTGCCCGAACCGAAAGATATCTCTTCCGCCAAAGAGGCTCCGGACCCGTCAGGGTATGATTTCCTGGCCCTGGGATTCTGGGTGGATAAGGGAACTGCCAATGCCGGTTCCGCCAGATACATGGAAACCGTAAAAAATAAAAAAATAGGGTTGTTCGGTACCTTGGGCGCCTATCCCGATTCGGATCATGCCAAGCAATGTATGAAAAAAGCAAGGGCGCTTGTCCAGGGCAATGAAATCCTGGGGGAATTTTTATGCCAGGGCAAGGTGGACCCGGCCCTGATTAAAATGATGGAAACAAAGATGAAAGACGATCCTCACCACAGGATGACCCCGGAACGCAAAGCCAGGCTTGAAGAGGCAGCCAAACACCCGGATGAAAAAGATCTGGCAAATGCCCGGACACTGTTTGTTAAACTGGCACAAATCGCTGCCGGGAAGGTCTCTACCTGA